Proteins encoded together in one Flavobacteriales bacterium window:
- a CDS encoding glycosyltransferase, protein MRIALVHDWLAVQGGAERVTRELIDLFDPDVFALVDFLSPEARQEVLGGRHARTTFIQHLPFARTHFRSYLPLFPMAIERLDLRGYDLVLSASYAVAKGVRTQPGQVHLSYIHTPMRYAWVMEDEYVRDHGMHGLKGFVLRRVLQRLRRWDRDHTSRITCLLANSHNTADRIRTCYGRESRVVHPPVDVDRFTPGPGPRGHYLAVSRLVPYKRVDRIIDAFSGLPDRRLVICGDGPERARWMRSPPPNVRFVGEVPHTELVQLMRGAHALIAAAHEDFGLTPLEANACGTPVLALAAGGYLETVVDGDTGLFFPAAEAAPIRDAVERFERTGVRGGPGALRAHALRFGREVFRAAMRDAVDQCLRHAPH, encoded by the coding sequence ATGCGCATCGCCCTCGTGCATGACTGGCTGGCCGTGCAGGGCGGTGCCGAACGCGTCACCCGCGAACTGATCGACCTGTTCGACCCGGATGTGTTCGCGCTCGTGGACTTCCTTTCGCCCGAGGCCCGCCAGGAGGTGCTGGGCGGACGCCATGCCCGCACCACCTTCATCCAGCACCTGCCCTTCGCCCGCACGCACTTCCGCAGCTACCTGCCGCTGTTCCCGATGGCCATCGAGCGGCTCGACCTGCGCGGCTACGACCTGGTCCTCTCGGCCTCGTATGCCGTGGCCAAAGGGGTGCGCACACAGCCGGGCCAGGTGCACCTCAGCTACATCCACACCCCCATGCGCTACGCCTGGGTGATGGAGGACGAGTACGTGCGCGACCATGGCATGCATGGCCTCAAGGGCTTCGTGCTCCGCCGAGTGCTGCAACGCCTGCGCCGCTGGGACCGGGACCACACATCGCGCATCACCTGCCTGCTGGCCAACAGCCACAACACCGCCGACCGCATCCGCACCTGCTACGGCAGGGAGTCCCGCGTGGTGCATCCGCCGGTGGACGTGGACCGCTTCACCCCGGGACCGGGACCGCGCGGCCACTATCTGGCCGTCTCGCGCCTGGTGCCCTACAAACGTGTGGACCGCATCATCGATGCGTTCAGCGGACTCCCCGATCGCCGGCTGGTCATCTGCGGGGATGGTCCGGAGCGGGCACGGTGGATGCGATCGCCTCCACCCAACGTGCGGTTCGTCGGCGAAGTGCCGCACACGGAGCTCGTGCAGCTGATGCGGGGAGCGCACGCGTTGATCGCCGCCGCCCACGAGGACTTCGGGCTTACGCCGCTGGAGGCCAACGCCTGCGGCACTCCCGTGCTCGCGCTCGCCGCCGGGGGCTACCTGGAGACGGTGGTGGACGGCGATACGGGCCTCTTCTTCCCCGCTGCGGAAGCCGCGCCGATCCGTGACGCGGTGGAGCGCTTCGAGCGCACGGGCGTGCGTGGCGGGCCCGGGGCGTTGCGTGCGCATGCGCTGCGCTTCGGGCGCGAGGTGTTCCGCGCCGCCATGCGCGATGCCGTGGACCAATGCCTGCGCCATGCCCCGCATTGA
- a CDS encoding response regulator transcription factor, which translates to MDGSRERTVQVLIIEDHAEFRAGLHFFLSNTPGLEVRSAEDAASGLALMEVLAADVVIMDIQMPGTDGIEATRQVRKRWPGVRVLVCTVHEDDERIFNALRAGAHGYLLKRAPIEQVVEAVRQVMDGGAPMTPAVARRVVGSFEDRRLDTGPDALTHRELDVLDAMAAGLCDKEIAVQLGISFNTVRTHIGHIYEKLHVQGRMQAVKVARRWWR; encoded by the coding sequence CGGGAGCGCACGGTACAGGTCCTCATCATCGAGGATCACGCGGAGTTCCGCGCCGGTCTTCACTTCTTCCTCAGCAACACACCGGGTCTGGAGGTCCGCTCGGCGGAGGATGCGGCATCCGGCCTGGCCCTGATGGAAGTGCTCGCGGCGGATGTGGTGATCATGGACATCCAGATGCCGGGGACCGATGGCATCGAGGCCACGCGGCAGGTGCGCAAGCGCTGGCCCGGGGTGCGGGTGCTGGTGTGCACCGTGCACGAGGATGACGAGCGGATCTTCAACGCACTACGGGCCGGTGCGCACGGCTATCTGCTGAAGCGCGCTCCCATCGAGCAGGTCGTCGAGGCCGTGCGCCAGGTGATGGACGGCGGGGCACCGATGACGCCGGCCGTGGCGCGCCGCGTGGTGGGCAGCTTCGAGGACCGCCGACTGGACACCGGGCCCGACGCGCTGACCCATCGTGAGCTCGACGTCCTCGATGCCATGGCCGCAGGCCTGTGCGACAAGGAGATCGCCGTGCAGCTCGGCATCTCGTTCAACACCGTGCGCACGCACATCGGCCACATCTACGAGAAGCTGCACGTGCAGGGCCGCATGCAGGCGGTGAAGGTGGCCCGGAGGTGGTGGCGATGA
- a CDS encoding transketolase family protein — translation MNPFPKLDEKDTRSGFGSGLLEAGQRDPNVVALCADLTGSLKMDAFAKSFPDRFFQVGVAEANMMGIAAGLTIGGKVPFTGTFANFSTGRVYDQIRQSIAYAGKNVKICASHAGLTLGEDGATHQILEDIGLMRMLPGMSVVVPADHNQTRQATLAIAVHEGPVYLRFGRPKWPVFIPADMPFELGKAQVLVRGTDVSIFACGHLVWRALQAAEALQAEGIRAEVINVHTIKPLDVAAVLHSVERTGCAVTCEEHNRHGGLGDAIAQVLACHRPTPQEYVAVNDMFGESGTPDQLLRKYGLDTPDIVAAVQRALKRK, via the coding sequence ATGAACCCCTTCCCCAAGCTCGACGAAAAGGACACGCGCTCCGGCTTCGGTTCCGGCCTGCTCGAGGCCGGCCAGCGCGACCCCAACGTGGTGGCCCTGTGCGCCGACCTCACCGGATCCCTCAAGATGGATGCGTTCGCCAAGTCCTTCCCGGACCGCTTCTTTCAGGTGGGCGTGGCCGAGGCCAACATGATGGGCATCGCCGCCGGGCTCACCATCGGGGGCAAGGTGCCCTTCACCGGCACCTTCGCCAACTTCAGCACCGGCCGCGTGTACGACCAGATCCGCCAGAGCATCGCCTACGCCGGCAAGAACGTGAAGATCTGCGCCAGCCACGCCGGGCTCACCCTGGGCGAGGACGGCGCCACGCACCAGATCCTGGAGGACATCGGCCTGATGCGCATGCTGCCCGGCATGAGCGTGGTGGTGCCCGCGGACCACAACCAGACCCGGCAGGCCACCCTGGCCATCGCCGTGCATGAAGGCCCCGTGTACCTGCGCTTCGGACGCCCCAAGTGGCCGGTCTTCATCCCCGCCGACATGCCCTTCGAGCTCGGCAAGGCCCAGGTGCTCGTGCGTGGCACCGACGTCAGCATCTTCGCCTGCGGACACCTGGTGTGGCGCGCCTTGCAGGCCGCCGAGGCCCTGCAGGCCGAGGGCATCCGCGCCGAGGTGATCAACGTGCACACGATCAAACCGTTGGACGTGGCCGCGGTCCTACACTCCGTCGAACGCACCGGATGCGCCGTCACCTGCGAGGAACACAACCGCCATGGCGGCCTGGGCGATGCCATCGCCCAGGTCCTGGCCTGCCATCGCCCCACGCCGCAGGAATATGTAGCGGTGAACGACATGTTCGGCGAGAGCGGCACCCCGGACCAGCTGCTGCGGAAGTACGGCCTCGACACCCCCGATATCGTGGCGGCCGTGCAGCGCGCGCTGAAGCGAAAGTGA
- a CDS encoding sigma-70 family RNA polymerase sigma factor, translating to MAEFSDRELLDLFRQEDSRHYAFNLLVRQYQGRLYAFVRRMVTDPDESKDVLQNVFLKAWNGLDRFREDAQLYSWLYRIAHNECITHLKRLRRGLFISHDHVIERLTTTLDRSEHFTGDAIQAALQRAVMTLPDKQRAVFTMKYFQELKYEEISAITGTSVGALKSSYHIAVRKIEGQLTRDRTK from the coding sequence ATGGCTGAGTTCTCCGATCGCGAACTGCTCGACCTCTTCCGCCAGGAGGATTCGCGGCACTACGCCTTCAACCTGCTCGTGCGCCAGTACCAAGGCCGATTGTACGCCTTCGTGCGCCGCATGGTCACCGACCCCGACGAGTCGAAGGACGTGCTGCAGAACGTCTTCCTCAAGGCCTGGAACGGCCTGGACCGATTCCGCGAGGACGCGCAGCTCTATAGCTGGTTGTACCGCATCGCCCACAACGAGTGCATCACCCACCTCAAGCGCCTGCGGCGTGGGCTCTTCATCAGCCACGACCATGTCATCGAGCGCCTCACCACCACCCTGGACAGAAGCGAGCACTTCACCGGCGATGCCATCCAGGCTGCTCTCCAACGGGCGGTGATGACCCTGCCCGACAAGCAGCGCGCCGTCTTCACCATGAAGTACTTCCAGGAGTTGAAGTACGAGGAGATCAGCGCCATCACCGGCACCAGCGTCGGCGCGCTCAAGAGCAGCTACCACATCGCTGTGCGCAAGATCGAGGGCCAGCTCACCCGCGATCGAACCAAATGA
- a CDS encoding T9SS type A sorting domain-containing protein, with protein sequence MTTRPILFAALLLSLSRSTTAQPWDPVNSSPFPLPDPACATATVQDLGSAVAFDGDLAIVGAKASDTPGGDLDDLGGAVYVYVRQPNGQWQCADELLPPLPPSGTVNGMNFGYSVAVQGDILFVGAPNYTEVDGLPYGRVLIYRWDPLADADGEAIGPYNIVASLSPAPYEGFGRALDVSGDRLIVGAPQDNGPYPQPSGRAYVFAAPGGDWTSLTGTLLMPGGAVNEQDAYGHAVSILGDRAAVGAPGSGGDAGRVFVFDHLGSGWSLIDVLDDAMSSTEPQRFGTDLEIFNEGERLVIGAPLFSDGAGQFRGRAVIWHDDGSWNNFFNLEAPLDGPANAFFFGGSVHADADAVVVGPDKVSSVVRVFHKEFCGQPWPLVRQLDQPTPAASGFGHAVYTDGQTLLAGARSDNSGTGGVYGYVREVVEACTEMEFYINTDANGQYIRWEIREPGCPDVLCSGQGYDNNEKCQVTPCCLPDGDYVFQVYNDNPNVPFTGSYLLRSRAGGRIVDNLDGFTGPTALHGGTGAFSLPMGTTRLILDRCDMQTMRLAAPGITNFISANTPAGSQTRFHFFDPDGAPMGTITQASTTLPLATVVNQLGLVPYRIYNVRLTSVLGGVAQPYGPACYFRYIPAGEPFGCRPSRLVDLPGHVNHSCDVTLPFGSCASVVHAAEVQGMTQYRYIWTSSVGTYSFPRTTANPANNRMFHLINGGCTAGTNWTAPPPPANSEWMVCVEARAGAGQPWCGTGQCCRVRIGSGPIPVDQLIEQAGHVQGLDLWPNPNDGASLHLDVAWAGGAPMDVEFTDLSGRVVRRVALGTDGGEPAVEIALGRALPAGIYLVRAEAGGTRRTGRLVVN encoded by the coding sequence ATGACCACACGCCCCATCCTGTTCGCAGCCTTATTGCTGTCCTTGTCCCGGTCCACTACGGCCCAGCCCTGGGATCCTGTGAACAGCTCGCCATTTCCACTACCCGACCCGGCGTGTGCCACGGCTACAGTGCAGGACCTCGGCAGTGCAGTGGCCTTCGACGGCGATCTCGCCATCGTGGGTGCCAAGGCCTCCGACACGCCGGGCGGAGACCTTGACGACCTCGGAGGCGCTGTCTATGTGTATGTCCGGCAGCCCAATGGGCAATGGCAGTGCGCCGATGAACTGCTGCCACCCTTGCCGCCGAGCGGCACGGTCAACGGCATGAACTTCGGGTATTCCGTAGCTGTGCAAGGTGACATCCTCTTCGTGGGAGCGCCGAACTACACGGAGGTGGACGGGCTGCCTTATGGACGTGTTCTCATCTACCGCTGGGACCCGTTGGCCGATGCCGATGGCGAGGCCATCGGTCCATACAACATCGTTGCATCCCTTTCCCCTGCTCCCTACGAGGGCTTCGGAAGGGCGCTTGATGTCAGTGGCGACCGGCTCATCGTCGGGGCCCCGCAGGACAATGGGCCGTATCCACAACCCAGTGGAAGGGCCTACGTGTTCGCAGCCCCCGGTGGGGACTGGACGAGCCTGACCGGAACGCTCCTCATGCCGGGCGGTGCGGTCAATGAGCAGGATGCGTATGGCCATGCGGTATCGATCCTGGGTGACCGTGCCGCGGTCGGAGCCCCTGGCTCCGGAGGTGATGCGGGGCGCGTGTTCGTGTTCGATCATCTCGGGTCGGGTTGGAGCTTGATCGACGTGCTCGATGACGCGATGAGCAGCACTGAACCGCAACGCTTCGGCACGGACCTGGAGATCTTCAACGAAGGTGAGCGGCTCGTGATCGGCGCGCCGCTGTTCTCCGATGGCGCCGGGCAGTTCAGGGGCCGTGCGGTGATCTGGCACGATGACGGGTCCTGGAACAACTTCTTCAATCTTGAGGCCCCCCTGGACGGTCCGGCCAACGCGTTCTTCTTCGGCGGTTCCGTGCATGCGGATGCCGATGCAGTGGTGGTGGGCCCGGATAAGGTCAGCTCGGTGGTGCGCGTGTTCCACAAGGAGTTCTGTGGTCAACCGTGGCCGCTCGTTCGGCAGTTGGACCAACCCACGCCTGCGGCCTCGGGTTTCGGCCATGCCGTGTACACGGACGGACAGACCCTTCTGGCCGGCGCGCGGAGCGACAACTCCGGAACAGGAGGGGTCTATGGCTACGTGCGGGAGGTGGTGGAGGCCTGCACCGAGATGGAGTTCTACATCAACACCGATGCGAACGGGCAGTACATCCGGTGGGAGATCCGTGAGCCTGGCTGCCCGGACGTGCTCTGCAGCGGCCAGGGATACGACAACAACGAGAAGTGCCAAGTGACCCCGTGCTGCCTGCCGGACGGCGATTATGTCTTCCAGGTGTACAACGACAACCCCAATGTCCCGTTCACCGGGTCCTACCTCCTGCGCTCACGCGCTGGGGGCCGCATCGTGGACAACCTGGACGGTTTCACGGGGCCGACCGCGTTGCACGGAGGAACGGGGGCGTTCAGCCTGCCGATGGGGACGACCCGGCTCATCTTGGACCGTTGCGACATGCAGACCATGCGATTGGCCGCTCCCGGGATCACGAATTTCATCTCTGCCAACACCCCTGCTGGAAGCCAGACCCGGTTCCACTTCTTCGACCCGGATGGAGCACCCATGGGCACGATCACCCAGGCATCAACGACCTTGCCGCTGGCCACTGTGGTGAACCAGCTCGGACTGGTTCCGTACAGGATATACAACGTCAGGCTCACGTCGGTCCTTGGTGGGGTGGCGCAGCCCTATGGCCCAGCCTGCTATTTCAGGTATATCCCGGCCGGCGAACCGTTCGGTTGCCGCCCGTCCAGGTTGGTCGACCTCCCGGGCCATGTGAACCATTCATGTGATGTCACGCTGCCGTTCGGCTCGTGCGCTTCGGTGGTGCACGCAGCTGAAGTGCAAGGGATGACACAGTATCGCTACATCTGGACAAGCAGCGTGGGTACATACTCCTTTCCTAGGACCACGGCGAATCCGGCGAACAACAGGATGTTCCATCTCATCAATGGAGGGTGCACCGCAGGAACGAATTGGACCGCTCCTCCACCACCGGCCAACTCCGAGTGGATGGTGTGTGTAGAGGCGCGCGCTGGAGCAGGACAACCCTGGTGCGGAACGGGCCAATGCTGCCGCGTGAGGATCGGGAGCGGACCGATACCTGTCGATCAGCTGATCGAACAGGCTGGTCATGTGCAGGGTCTTGATCTTTGGCCGAACCCGAACGACGGTGCTTCCCTCCACCTGGATGTGGCTTGGGCCGGTGGAGCGCCGATGGACGTGGAGTTCACCGATCTGTCCGGGCGGGTGGTGCGGCGCGTGGCTCTGGGCACGGATGGCGGTGAGCCGGCCGTCGAGATCGCGCTAGGCCGTGCATTGCCCGCAGGCATCTACCTCGTCCGGGCCGAAGCGGGCGGCACGCGCCGAACCGGGCGGTTGGTGGTGAACTGA
- a CDS encoding VWA domain-containing protein: MRVSLLAPLLFAAATLAAQTPGKPLTRMLFVFDASNSMNAFWGDKPKINTARELLLRSLGELQGRTDIELALRLYGHQTPIEPGKQDCNDTRLEVPFGGDAIPAMRKVLEGVRCVGTTPIARSLEKAGGDFPEGKGVRNIIILITDGIEACDEDPCAVSRALQAKGIVLKPFVIGVGIEEGQQYSLRCVGNYYDASSPELFAHVLDVVVAQALNTTTCQVDLLTSAGKPLETDVAMTFTDQRTGQVQHQFEHTLNERGVPDTLTIDPVLTYRLVVHTIPPVVQEHVKLTPGAHTVIKVPAGQGQLELKLGTGMADPYGVLCLVRKAGEAATLHVQRVNSTDRYLVGIYDLEVLTLPRMLVPGVRIEQGATNTVHIPQEGVLNVQAGAPGHGALFVVRGSEREWVADLDPRDAQDQFRLLPGSYEVVYRSANARRTEYSILRPVTVESGRSVTLTF; the protein is encoded by the coding sequence ATGCGCGTTTCGCTCCTCGCCCCTCTGCTGTTCGCCGCCGCCACCCTTGCGGCGCAGACACCTGGGAAACCGCTCACCCGGATGCTCTTCGTGTTCGATGCGAGCAACAGCATGAACGCGTTCTGGGGCGACAAACCCAAGATCAACACCGCGCGCGAACTGCTGCTGCGATCGCTCGGTGAACTGCAGGGGCGCACCGACATCGAGCTCGCCCTGCGCCTCTACGGCCACCAGACCCCCATCGAACCGGGCAAGCAGGACTGCAACGACACGCGCCTGGAGGTGCCCTTCGGCGGCGATGCCATCCCGGCCATGCGCAAGGTGCTGGAAGGCGTGCGCTGCGTGGGCACCACCCCCATCGCCCGCTCCCTGGAGAAGGCCGGTGGCGATTTCCCAGAAGGTAAAGGCGTCCGCAACATCATCATCCTCATCACCGACGGCATCGAGGCCTGCGACGAGGACCCCTGCGCGGTGAGCCGGGCGCTGCAGGCGAAGGGCATCGTGCTCAAGCCCTTCGTCATCGGCGTGGGCATCGAGGAGGGCCAGCAGTACAGCTTGCGCTGCGTGGGCAACTACTACGACGCCAGCTCGCCGGAGCTCTTCGCCCATGTGCTGGACGTGGTGGTGGCCCAGGCGCTGAACACCACCACCTGCCAGGTGGACCTGCTGACGAGCGCCGGCAAGCCCCTGGAGACCGACGTGGCCATGACCTTCACCGACCAGCGCACCGGTCAGGTCCAGCACCAGTTCGAGCACACCCTGAACGAACGCGGAGTGCCGGACACGCTCACCATCGACCCCGTGCTCACCTACCGGCTGGTGGTGCACACCATCCCGCCCGTGGTGCAGGAGCACGTGAAGCTGACGCCCGGCGCGCATACGGTGATCAAGGTGCCGGCGGGCCAGGGGCAGCTGGAACTGAAGCTGGGCACCGGCATGGCCGACCCCTACGGCGTGTTGTGCCTGGTGCGCAAGGCCGGCGAGGCCGCCACCCTGCATGTGCAAAGGGTGAACAGCACCGACCGCTACCTCGTGGGCATCTACGACCTGGAGGTCCTCACACTGCCCCGCATGCTGGTGCCCGGCGTGCGCATTGAGCAGGGCGCCACCAACACGGTGCACATCCCTCAGGAGGGCGTGCTCAACGTGCAGGCGGGCGCCCCCGGCCACGGAGCCCTCTTCGTGGTGCGCGGCAGCGAGCGGGAGTGGGTGGCCGACCTCGATCCGCGCGATGCCCAGGACCAGTTCCGCCTACTGCCCGGCAGCTATGAAGTGGTGTACCGCAGCGCGAACGCCCGCCGGACCGAGTACAGCATCCTCAGACCCGTCACCGTGGAGAGCGGCCGCTCCGTCACCCTCACCTTCTGA
- a CDS encoding O-antigen ligase family protein: MPRIDRPLDHAASGLLLLLSAQALWPLQVTGGTLIAFAAVQLLRGLRHGHASAQRPWHWVLALGSPFLLLAVRVPFCDDPPAAWLIAERVVPLLLLPVLLLLAPPPPLPRQLPLDVFSGAALVLGLRGLLPALFDHPGLIEEPRALREAFAAATGMHAVYAAYHLFLAALIQTALMRRHRHALRIACLLACAVMGALLASRMPALAFLVAFVLLFVRGSVGARQRFLLPVAGMLVLLLLATPTLRGRWLEAFTTPATVPTFAASDTGERWALVHCGLDLLERSALTGLGPDRVRGAMDDCLRGIAGGTYADGHHGPHDQLLLWWIGLGLPGAVAFVLLFAVPLRVALRRKDALHAALLVFLALCCLTEDLLDRQWGVVLFALLNTWALAMPEAVAQEGAAP, from the coding sequence ATGCCCCGCATTGACCGTCCATTGGACCATGCGGCCAGCGGCCTGCTGCTGCTGCTCAGCGCACAGGCCCTATGGCCCTTGCAGGTCACCGGTGGTACTCTGATCGCCTTCGCTGCGGTGCAGCTGCTTCGAGGCCTTCGGCACGGCCACGCCTCGGCGCAGCGGCCCTGGCATTGGGTCCTGGCCCTCGGTTCTCCTTTCCTGTTGCTCGCCGTGCGCGTGCCCTTCTGCGATGATCCACCTGCCGCGTGGCTCATCGCGGAACGCGTGGTGCCCTTGTTGCTGCTGCCCGTGCTGCTGCTGCTGGCACCGCCGCCGCCGCTGCCCCGCCAACTGCCGTTGGACGTGTTCAGTGGGGCCGCCTTGGTTCTGGGGCTGCGCGGTCTGCTGCCCGCGCTCTTCGACCATCCGGGCCTGATCGAGGAGCCCCGCGCCCTGCGGGAGGCCTTCGCCGCGGCCACCGGCATGCACGCCGTGTACGCGGCCTACCACCTCTTCCTGGCCGCGCTGATCCAGACGGCCCTGATGCGGCGCCATCGCCATGCCCTGCGGATCGCCTGCTTGTTGGCCTGTGCCGTGATGGGCGCGCTGCTGGCCTCGCGCATGCCGGCCCTGGCTTTCTTGGTCGCGTTCGTGCTCCTGTTCGTGCGCGGTTCCGTTGGAGCGAGGCAGCGCTTTCTGCTTCCCGTCGCGGGCATGCTCGTGCTGCTGCTGCTCGCCACCCCCACCCTTCGCGGGCGCTGGCTGGAGGCCTTCACCACTCCGGCCACCGTGCCCACCTTCGCCGCTTCGGACACCGGTGAGCGTTGGGCCCTGGTGCATTGCGGGCTGGACCTGTTGGAGCGCAGCGCCCTCACCGGCCTGGGGCCCGACCGGGTGCGCGGGGCCATGGACGACTGCCTCCGCGGCATTGCCGGAGGCACCTACGCCGACGGCCATCACGGTCCGCATGACCAGTTGCTGCTGTGGTGGATCGGCCTGGGATTGCCCGGTGCGGTGGCCTTTGTGCTGCTGTTCGCCGTGCCGTTACGGGTCGCGTTGCGCCGCAAGGATGCCCTGCATGCCGCCCTGCTGGTCTTCCTGGCCTTGTGCTGCCTCACCGAGGACCTGCTGGACCGGCAGTGGGGCGTGGTGCTGTTCGCCCTGCTGAACACCTGGGCGTTGGCGATGCCGGAGGCCGTGGCACAGGAGGGTGCGGCGCCGTGA
- a CDS encoding transketolase translates to MSAPNAAPSKASRASTDDLARTCSQVRRDIIRMVHAVQSGHPGGSLGCTELMVALYFKVLRHDPDAWSMDGAGQDLFFLSNGHISPVWYSVLARSGYFPVKELATFRRLDSRLQGHPTTHEGLPGVRMASGSLGQGLSVAIGAAMAKRLNGDPHLVYSLHGDGELQEGQVWEAAMSAAAHKVDNLIATVDWNGRQIDGDVDQVMPLGDLPAKWRAFGWDVLEMNGNDLADVLRGLDEARSRTGHGRPVAILMRTEMGQGVDFMTGSHHWHGVAPNDEQAARALAQLPETLGDY, encoded by the coding sequence ATGTCAGCCCCCAACGCCGCACCCAGCAAGGCCTCCCGCGCATCCACCGACGACCTGGCGCGGACCTGCTCCCAGGTGCGCCGCGACATCATCCGCATGGTGCATGCCGTGCAGAGCGGGCATCCCGGAGGATCGCTCGGATGCACCGAGCTCATGGTCGCCCTCTATTTCAAGGTGCTCCGCCACGACCCCGACGCGTGGAGCATGGATGGTGCCGGACAGGACCTCTTCTTCCTCAGCAACGGCCACATCAGTCCGGTGTGGTACAGCGTGCTGGCGCGTTCGGGCTACTTCCCCGTGAAGGAGCTGGCCACCTTCCGCCGCCTCGACAGCCGGCTGCAGGGCCACCCCACCACGCACGAAGGCCTGCCCGGCGTGCGCATGGCCTCCGGCTCCCTGGGCCAGGGCCTCAGCGTGGCCATCGGCGCCGCCATGGCCAAGCGCCTCAACGGCGACCCGCACCTGGTGTACAGTCTGCACGGCGATGGCGAGCTGCAGGAAGGCCAGGTCTGGGAGGCCGCCATGAGCGCCGCCGCGCACAAGGTGGACAACCTCATCGCCACGGTGGACTGGAACGGCCGGCAGATCGACGGCGATGTGGACCAGGTGATGCCGCTGGGCGACCTGCCCGCCAAGTGGCGCGCCTTCGGCTGGGACGTGCTGGAGATGAACGGCAACGACCTCGCGGACGTGCTGCGCGGACTCGATGAGGCCCGTTCCCGCACCGGTCATGGGCGCCCCGTGGCGATCCTCATGCGCACCGAGATGGGCCAGGGCGTGGACTTCATGACCGGCAGCCACCACTGGCACGGCGTGGCCCCCAACGATGAGCAGGCCGCCCGCGCGCTGGCCCAACTGCCCGAAACGCTGGGCGACTATTGA
- a CDS encoding aspartate aminotransferase family protein has protein sequence MKDLHQAFHDHLAQTSPHPLALDIVRAEGCHLTTRDGRRYLDLVSGLAVTNVGHRHPRVVQAVKAQCDRYLHVIPYGEFVQEPQVRFAERLTGLLPPTLDSVYFVNSGTEAIEAAVKLAKRVTGRTRLIGCRRSYHGSTHGSLSLTDNETKKYRNRPLLPDVAHITFNDPGDLALISTEAACVVVEPIQGDAGVRIPDPDWMRALRQRCTDVGALLVFDEVQTGFGRTGRLFAFEHFGVVPDVLVLGKALGGGLPMGAFISSRDRMALLTHDPVLGHITTFGGHPLPCVAGLAALEALLDEDMLGNARRTGSLFKELLVHPRIKEVRGEGLMLAVDLGDANLVQRVVMGCLEKGVLGFWFLSCPSAFRIAPPLMITKEEVRKACGVVLEELARL, from the coding sequence ATGAAGGACCTGCATCAAGCGTTCCACGACCACCTCGCCCAGACGAGCCCGCATCCCCTCGCCCTGGACATCGTCCGTGCGGAGGGCTGCCACCTCACCACACGGGACGGTCGGCGCTACCTCGACCTGGTGTCCGGGCTCGCCGTGACCAACGTGGGCCACCGGCATCCCCGGGTCGTGCAGGCGGTCAAGGCCCAGTGCGACCGCTACCTGCACGTGATCCCGTACGGTGAGTTCGTCCAGGAGCCACAGGTCCGCTTCGCGGAACGCCTCACCGGCCTGCTGCCGCCCACGCTGGACTCCGTGTACTTCGTGAACAGCGGCACCGAGGCGATCGAGGCCGCGGTGAAGCTGGCCAAACGCGTCACCGGCCGCACCCGGCTCATCGGCTGCCGCAGGAGTTACCACGGCAGCACCCACGGCTCGCTGAGCCTGACGGACAACGAAACGAAGAAGTATCGCAACCGCCCCCTGCTGCCCGATGTGGCGCACATCACCTTCAACGATCCGGGCGACCTCGCCCTGATCAGCACCGAGGCCGCGTGCGTGGTGGTGGAGCCCATCCAGGGCGACGCTGGCGTGCGGATCCCCGATCCGGACTGGATGCGGGCCTTGCGGCAGCGTTGCACCGATGTGGGCGCGCTGCTCGTGTTCGACGAGGTGCAGACCGGCTTCGGGCGCACAGGCCGACTCTTCGCCTTCGAGCACTTCGGCGTGGTGCCGGACGTGCTGGTGCTGGGCAAGGCCTTGGGCGGCGGGCTGCCGATGGGCGCGTTCATCAGCTCGCGCGACCGCATGGCGCTGCTCACCCACGACCCCGTACTGGGCCACATCACCACCTTCGGCGGACACCCGCTTCCGTGCGTGGCCGGCCTGGCCGCGTTGGAGGCCCTGCTGGACGAGGACATGCTCGGCAACGCCCGCCGGACTGGTTCGCTCTTCAAGGAACTGCTCGTTCACCCGCGGATCAAGGAAGTGCGTGGCGAGGGCTTGATGCTGGCCGTGGACCTAGGGGATGCGAACCTTGTGCAACGCGTGGTGATGGGGTGCCTGGAGAAGGGCGTGCTGGGCTTCTGGTTCCTCAGCTGTCCCTCCGCGTTCCGGATCGCGCCGCCGCTGATGATCACCAAGGAGGAGGTGAGGAAGGCGTGCGGGGTGGTGCTGGAGGAACTGGCGCGGCTTTGA